From the genome of Ictalurus furcatus strain D&B chromosome 4, Billie_1.0, whole genome shotgun sequence, one region includes:
- the LOC128607038 gene encoding extracellular calcium-sensing receptor-like: MLFLVLLLYLNLAKGENCHILENPAYPLLSKDGDVIIGAVFSIHDGTQMQSLLYTEKPQPLICIRFNLRELRLAQTMTFAIDEINRANSLLPNISIGYRIYDNCGSRLLSMKAAMALMNGMDITADNACSGQAAVQAIIGESESTPTITLTKTTGPFMIPVISHAATCECLSNRKEYPSFFRTIASDFYQSRALAYLVKHFGWSWVGAVNSDNDYGNNGMAIFLNAAKEEGICVEYSEKFDRSDTAKIMKVADIIKKGTAKVIIIFLAHFDMNILIDQLILKNVTGYQMIGVEAWITAVNLVTPTSYNILAGSIGFDVGKFNIGSFADYVINEFWQTAFPCLHTEGNISQTENNCSKYEDMILFKNYNEDIAELRYAKNIYNAVYAVAHSLHSLLRCTENQSCEKYKTIQPWQVIEAIKNLNFTTKLGEKVWFDSTGAMPAKYDVVNWQRGFNGEVQFKAVGYYDASLPSGQQFVLNTEDIFWAGEKREKPRSVCSESCPPGTRKAAQKGRPVCCYDCIPCAEGEISNQTDSNNCEQCPGEYWSNADRDKCVLKVIEFLSFTEVMGIVLVLFSLFGAVLTVLVAILFLIEKDSPIVKANNSELSFLLLFSLTLCFLCSLTFIGQPSEWSCMLRHTAFGITFVLCISCVLGKTVVVLMAFRATLPGSNIMKWFGPLQQRLSVLAFTLIQVLICVLWLTVSPPFPYKNMNYYKEKIILECNLGSAIGFWAVLGYIGVLAFLCFVLAFLARKLPDNFNEAKFITFSILIFCAVWITFIPAYVSSPGKFTVAVEIFAILASSFALLFCIFTPKCYIILFKPELNTKKNVMGKMASKSL, encoded by the exons ATGCTATTCCTTGTACTACTCCTTTATCTTAACCTGGCAAAGGGAGAAAATTGCCATATTCTGGAAAACCCAGCATATCCACTGCTGTCTAAAGATGGAGATGTGATAATTGGAGCTGTCTTTTCGATACATGATGGTACACAGATGCAGTCACTGCTATATACTGAAAAACCTCAACCTTTAATCTGCATTAG ATTTAACCTCAGAGAATTACGCCTTGCTCAGACCATGACTTTTGCAATTGATGAAATCAACAGAGCCAACAGCTTGCTCCCAAATATTTCAATTGGATACAGAATTTATGACAATTGTGGATCAAGATTGTTGAGTATGAAGGCAGCCATGGCTTTGATGAATGGTATGGACATAACAGCAGATAATGCCTGTTCTGGACAAGCAGCCGTACAAGCCATCATAGGGGAGTCAGAGTCTACACCTACTATAACACTCACAAAAACTACAGGACCTTTTATGATCCCAGTG ATCAGTCACGCTGCGACATGTGAATGTCTGAGCAACAGAAAAGAGTACCCCTCTTTCTTTAGAACAATAGCAAGTGACTTCTACCAGAGTAGAGCATTGGCATATTTGGTCAAGCACTTTGGCTGGTCTTGGGTGGGAGCTGTGAACAGTGATAATGATTATGGCAACAATGGAATGGCCATTTTTCTGAATGCAGCCAAAGAGGAGGGAATATGTGTTGAGTACTCTGAGAAGTTTGACCGGTCAGATACTGCCAAAATCATGAAAGTGGCAGATATTATTAAGAAAGGCACAGCCaaagtaattatcatatttCTTGCCCACTTTGATATGAACATTCTAATAGATCAACTTATTCTAAAGAATGTCACTGGCTACCAGATGATTGGTGTTGAGGCATGGATTACAGCTGTCAATCTAGTAACACCAACAAGTTACAACATACTGGCTGGATCGATTGGTTTTGATGTGGGAAAATTTAACATTGGTAGTTTTGCTGACTATGTTATAAATGAATTTTGGCAAACAGCTTTCCCTTGCTTGCATACAGAGGGAAACATTTCTCAAACTGAAAACAACTGCAGCAAATATGAAGATATGATTCTGTTTAAAAACTACAATGAAGATATAGCAGAATTGAGATATGCAAAAAACATCTATAATGCAGTTTATGCTGTGGCACATTCTCTACACAGTCTGTTGAGATGCACAGAAAACCAGAGTTGTGAgaaatacaaaacaatacaacCATGGCAG GTTATTGAAgctataaaaaatttaaattttaccACCAAATTAGGAGAAAAGGTGTGGTTCGACAGCACTGGTGCAATGCCTGCAAAATATGATGTGGTGAACTGGCAACGAGGGTTCAATGGAGAAGTGCAGTTTAAGGCAGTGGGTTATTACGATGCCTCACTGCCAAGTGGACAACAGTTTGTCCTGAACACTGAAGATATTTTCTGGGctggagagaaaagagag AAGCCCAGGTCTGTGTGCAGTGAGAGCTGTCCTCCAGGAACCCGGAAAGCTGCACAGAAAGGAAGACCTGTCTGCTGTTATGACTGTATACCATGTGCCGAAGGAGAGATCAGTAACCAGACAG ATTCAAATAACTGTGAGCAGTGTCCAGGGGAATACTGGTCTAATGCTGACAGagataaatgtgtgttaaaGGTCATAGAGTTTCTTTCATTTACAGAAGTTATGGGGATAGTACTGGTACTGTTCTCTTTGTTTGGAGCTGTATTAACTGTGTTAGTAGCTATATTATTTCTAATAGAAAAGGACAGTCCTATTGTTAAGGCCAACAACTCTGAGCTGAGCTTCCTGCTGCTGTTCTCCCTGACTCTGTGTTTCCTCTGTTCACTAACTTTCATTGGACAACCCTCTGAGTGGTCCTGTATGCTGCGCCACACAGCTTTTGGAATCACGTTTGTCCTCTGTATCTCCTGTGTACTGGGGAAAACAGTAGTTGTGCTAATGGCCTTCAGGGCTACACTTCCAGGCAGTAATATCATGAAATGGTTTGGGCCTCTACAGCAGAGACTCAGTGTACTTGCTTTCACTCTCATACAGGTCCTTATTTGTGTGCTTTGGTTAACAGTTTCTCCTCCTTTCCCCTACAAGAACATGAACTACTACAAGGAAAAGATCATATTAGAATGTAACTTGGGCTCAGCTATAGGTTTCTGGGCCGTGCTGGGTTATATTGGAGTTCTTGCTTTCTTGTGCTTTGTTTTGGCTTTTCTAGCTAGGAAGCTGCCAGATAATTTTAATGAAGCTAAATTCATCACATTCAGCATACTCATATTCTGTGCTGTCTGGATCACCTTTATTCCAGCTTATGTCAGCTCTCCTGGAAAATTTACTGTAGCTGTGGAGATATTTGCTATTTTGGCCTCCAGTTTTGCTCTACtattctgtatatttacacCTAAATGCTATATTATTCTGTTTAAACCAGAActaaatacaaagaaaaatgtgatgGGTAAAATGGCATCTAAATCACTTTAA